One part of the Candidatus Eisenbacteria bacterium genome encodes these proteins:
- the meaB gene encoding methylmalonyl Co-A mutase-associated GTPase MeaB, whose amino-acid sequence MTRRPAPALLERAFHGDRAALARAISVVENESDGAAAILDASFRKTGQAYRIGITGPPGAGKSTLVARLAQEYRKRGESVAVVAVDPTSPFTGGALLGDRVRMAELAGDPKVFIRSMATRGGMGGLAVHTAQVCDVLDAAGFGRILIETVGVGQSELEVAQTADSTVVVLVPESGDTVQAMKAGLMEIGDLFVINKADREGAERAAFAIRTALELRTTSSEWTAPVLLTVASRGEGLGDLVDGLQEHYEHLAQRGGLERRRRRRLEQRLHDLVGDHLWSQFRSRVPDARWNRSVDELAAHKITPNEAARQLSQVAHLRAD is encoded by the coding sequence GTGACCCGGAGGCCGGCGCCGGCCCTGCTCGAGCGCGCCTTTCACGGCGACCGCGCGGCGCTCGCGCGCGCCATCTCGGTGGTCGAGAACGAGAGCGACGGCGCCGCGGCCATCCTCGACGCCAGCTTTCGCAAGACCGGCCAGGCATACCGGATCGGGATCACGGGACCCCCGGGAGCGGGGAAGAGCACGCTGGTCGCGCGCCTCGCGCAGGAATATCGAAAGCGGGGCGAGTCGGTCGCGGTGGTGGCGGTGGATCCCACCAGTCCCTTCACCGGCGGCGCGCTGCTCGGCGATCGCGTGCGCATGGCGGAGCTGGCGGGCGATCCCAAGGTGTTCATTCGCTCGATGGCCACGCGCGGCGGCATGGGAGGGCTGGCGGTCCACACCGCGCAGGTGTGCGACGTGCTCGATGCCGCGGGTTTCGGGCGCATCCTGATCGAGACCGTGGGTGTGGGACAGAGCGAGCTCGAGGTCGCGCAGACCGCCGACAGCACCGTGGTGGTGCTCGTGCCCGAATCCGGCGACACGGTGCAGGCGATGAAGGCCGGGCTGATGGAGATCGGGGATCTCTTCGTCATCAACAAGGCGGACCGTGAGGGCGCCGAACGCGCGGCCTTCGCGATCCGCACAGCACTCGAGCTGCGCACGACCTCCTCCGAGTGGACCGCCCCGGTGCTGCTCACGGTGGCCTCGCGCGGCGAGGGTCTCGGCGACCTGGTGGACGGTCTGCAGGAGCACTACGAGCACCTGGCGCAGCGCGGCGGGCTCGAGCGCCGGCGCCGGCGCCGGCTCGAGCAGCGGCTGCACGACCTGGTCGGCGACCACCTGTGGAGCCAGTTCCGTTCACGCGTGCCTGACGCGAGGTGGAACCGGAGCGTGGACGAGCTGGCGGCGCACAAGATCACGCCGAACGAGGCGGCGCGGCAGCTGAGCCAGGTCGCCCACCTGCGCGCCGACTGA
- a CDS encoding DUF4097 family beta strand repeat-containing protein gives MHRLLLTVAALLASLVPGAVGAAENQTWDRDFAVGRQPTVRIETDDAQVTVRSWKESKVKVRVSHRGPTQGFTLGIQRPRVQLQQEGNQVRVMARMESAVSVNFFSNAHLDVDVWLPRESDLIVNAEDGPVKIEDVAGKIDLRSQDGPLVADRLRGDIRVRSQDGSVRLDDVDGSLQLVTQDGESSVRGRFDRMEVESGDGGVEIEARTGSRLSEEWSVRSQDGGIRLHIPNDLAATIDARSSDGSLSFDLPLQVQGRVRENLLVGELNGGGPVLRLRTRDGSIRVMPID, from the coding sequence ATGCACCGACTCCTCCTCACGGTCGCCGCGCTCCTCGCGAGCCTCGTCCCAGGGGCAGTGGGCGCCGCCGAGAATCAAACCTGGGATCGCGACTTCGCGGTCGGCCGGCAGCCCACCGTGCGGATCGAGACGGACGACGCGCAGGTGACCGTGCGTTCGTGGAAGGAGTCGAAGGTGAAGGTCCGCGTCTCGCACCGCGGTCCCACACAAGGGTTCACGCTGGGGATCCAGCGGCCCCGGGTCCAGCTGCAGCAGGAAGGCAACCAGGTGAGAGTCATGGCGCGCATGGAGAGCGCAGTGAGCGTCAACTTCTTCAGCAACGCACATCTCGACGTCGACGTCTGGCTCCCGCGCGAGAGCGACTTGATCGTGAATGCCGAGGACGGCCCGGTGAAGATCGAGGACGTCGCGGGGAAGATCGACCTTCGCTCCCAGGATGGTCCGCTGGTCGCCGACCGGCTCCGTGGCGACATCCGGGTGCGATCGCAGGATGGAAGCGTCCGCCTCGACGACGTCGACGGCTCTCTGCAGCTCGTGACGCAGGATGGCGAAAGCTCCGTCCGTGGGCGCTTCGATCGCATGGAGGTCGAGAGCGGCGACGGAGGTGTCGAGATCGAAGCACGGACCGGCTCGAGACTGAGCGAGGAATGGTCGGTGCGCTCTCAGGACGGTGGGATCCGGCTGCACATTCCCAACGACCTCGCGGCCACCATCGACGCCCGCAGCAGTGATGGAAGTCTCTCGTTCGATCTGCCGCTGCAGGTGCAAGGCCGCGTGCGAGAGAACCTGCTGGTGGGCGAGCTCAACGGCGGGGGACCGGTCCTTCGGCTGCGCACCCGGGACGGCTCGATCCGGGTGATGCCGATCGACTGA
- a CDS encoding T9SS type A sorting domain-containing protein has translation MKLPFSNRDSRPRSTLLIAWIVILAASPAFAGSWTGDFSIPAFDGSVRACAFHGGQHVVAGSFQWAGGVHASNVARWTGTQWASVGEGLSQPVARLTNWGSDLLAATTSFGAGSPVMRFSGGSWRALGPALQGSAEALLATQGELYVAGNLLQEGLPQASRVMRWQGGAWHPVGGAFDGRVLALAVYDGELYAGGEFVFAEDQFVSRIARWDGTLWQPVGGAGGPGGNPAVNSLVVYDGRLVAGGYFSTLGGETAKGVGAWNGQEWEALPDTPQDALISDLLVEGNLLHAAGVLQVPNLWASGFATFDGESWSVPTPYPDWSITDIAGWDGTVQASPIPSTSVVGAFVELMAVGETSALLSGPPAFDRAPIRDVIVRDPTWRALTPWQPQMRGLLGPSWTEVKALHVHAGELYAGGYFEYAAEPPGWTSTGPLARWANDRWEPVDAGLRGWVHALASWNDQLVIGGTGFFAEGRMSSVLAREGDDWSALGGELQGYVTGLTEWQGALVAAGGLRLLGQQSWSGVAVHRTSGWEILGEPLVADQSSISAVAVFRGELFVAGATLNAQAGVGSLMRWDGDRWTPVLHTPAGIVKCLLPRADGLWVGFANYGGSPRSSIWRWDGFWKDMGGLSGDVFVLAEHDNDVYAGGWLYGVGSLARWGGGSGPDDDYFNNTWAAIPDGPASAIGTMASLGKDLWVGGWFTRLGRGQAEAVARWTSAAAAGPVRAGSITAWPNPARERTAFRFSLPRAGRVTLDIYDLHGAKVATLVDEELPGGPVERSWSIPKGRVPAGIYFARLEGPGVSWSAKVVVAR, from the coding sequence ATGAAGCTCCCCTTTTCCAATCGCGATTCACGGCCGCGGTCAACCCTTCTGATCGCGTGGATCGTCATCCTCGCCGCATCACCCGCCTTCGCGGGATCATGGACCGGCGACTTCTCGATTCCAGCCTTCGACGGTTCGGTGCGAGCGTGCGCGTTCCATGGCGGGCAGCACGTCGTTGCCGGCAGCTTCCAGTGGGCGGGTGGAGTCCATGCTTCCAACGTCGCTCGCTGGACTGGCACGCAGTGGGCCTCCGTGGGTGAAGGGCTGTCACAACCCGTCGCACGTCTCACCAACTGGGGTTCGGACCTGCTGGCCGCGACCACATCGTTTGGGGCGGGCTCGCCGGTCATGCGTTTCTCGGGCGGATCCTGGCGCGCCCTCGGGCCGGCTCTCCAGGGGAGCGCGGAGGCGCTGCTCGCGACTCAGGGTGAGCTCTATGTCGCGGGCAATCTCCTTCAAGAGGGTCTCCCACAGGCGTCACGGGTGATGCGTTGGCAGGGCGGCGCATGGCACCCGGTAGGTGGCGCATTCGATGGCCGAGTTCTCGCGCTCGCGGTCTACGACGGAGAACTCTATGCGGGTGGGGAGTTCGTCTTCGCCGAGGATCAGTTCGTCTCGCGAATCGCGCGTTGGGATGGGACCCTTTGGCAGCCGGTCGGCGGAGCGGGTGGACCGGGGGGGAACCCAGCGGTGAACTCGCTCGTGGTCTACGACGGGCGCCTCGTCGCCGGTGGTTACTTCAGCACCCTCGGTGGCGAGACCGCCAAAGGGGTTGGGGCTTGGAATGGCCAGGAGTGGGAGGCGCTGCCCGACACCCCTCAAGATGCGCTGATCAGCGATCTCCTGGTCGAGGGCAACCTGCTCCATGCAGCCGGCGTGCTTCAAGTGCCGAACCTCTGGGCTTCGGGTTTCGCCACGTTCGATGGTGAGTCGTGGAGCGTGCCGACGCCTTACCCCGATTGGAGCATCACGGACATCGCGGGCTGGGACGGGACGGTTCAAGCGTCACCGATCCCATCGACCTCGGTGGTGGGGGCTTTCGTCGAACTCATGGCCGTGGGCGAAACGTCGGCACTGTTGTCCGGACCACCCGCCTTCGATCGCGCTCCCATCCGCGATGTGATCGTCCGCGATCCCACTTGGCGAGCGCTCACGCCATGGCAGCCCCAGATGCGCGGTCTGCTGGGTCCTTCGTGGACCGAAGTCAAAGCGCTTCACGTCCACGCCGGTGAGCTCTACGCGGGCGGCTACTTCGAGTACGCCGCGGAGCCACCTGGCTGGACCTCCACCGGTCCGCTCGCCCGCTGGGCGAACGATCGATGGGAACCGGTGGATGCGGGGCTTCGCGGCTGGGTCCATGCGCTGGCGAGCTGGAATGACCAACTGGTCATCGGCGGCACTGGCTTCTTCGCGGAGGGTCGCATGTCTTCCGTGCTGGCCCGGGAGGGTGACGACTGGAGCGCTCTCGGCGGAGAGCTCCAGGGCTATGTCACCGGGCTCACCGAGTGGCAGGGCGCGCTGGTTGCAGCAGGCGGCCTGCGCCTCTTGGGACAGCAGTCATGGTCCGGGGTTGCAGTCCACCGGACTTCGGGCTGGGAGATCTTGGGCGAACCGCTCGTCGCGGATCAGTCCTCGATCTCCGCCGTCGCGGTGTTTCGCGGTGAGCTGTTCGTGGCCGGTGCGACATTGAATGCTCAGGCTGGCGTCGGCTCACTGATGCGGTGGGATGGCGACCGATGGACGCCGGTGCTCCATACGCCCGCGGGCATCGTGAAGTGCCTGCTGCCGCGCGCCGACGGCTTGTGGGTAGGCTTCGCGAATTATGGGGGCTCCCCCCGCAGCTCGATATGGCGATGGGACGGCTTCTGGAAGGATATGGGTGGGTTGTCCGGTGACGTGTTCGTCTTGGCCGAGCACGACAACGATGTCTACGCGGGCGGATGGCTGTACGGGGTCGGCAGTCTCGCGCGATGGGGAGGCGGGTCGGGTCCGGATGACGATTACTTCAACAACACATGGGCTGCGATCCCGGACGGTCCGGCGTCGGCCATCGGGACGATGGCTTCGCTCGGGAAAGATCTGTGGGTCGGCGGGTGGTTCACGCGACTCGGTAGGGGGCAGGCGGAAGCGGTGGCTCGCTGGACTTCGGCAGCCGCGGCGGGGCCCGTTCGCGCGGGTTCCATCACGGCTTGGCCGAACCCCGCTCGTGAACGCACCGCATTCCGCTTCTCGCTCCCTCGTGCGGGGCGAGTGACGCTCGACATCTACGATCTCCACGGCGCGAAGGTCGCCACGCTGGTCGACGAGGAGCTGCCGGGCGGTCCCGTCGAGCGATCGTGGTCGATCCCGAAGGGTCGCGTGCCTGCTGGCATCTACTTCGCTCGCCTCGAAGGACCCGGCGTGTCGTGGAGTGCGAAGGTCGTGGTCGCGCGCTGA
- a CDS encoding methylmalonyl-CoA mutase family protein → MAMRTRPRGRKTPTHTSRPTRSKAAPASANGAPKSGSWQAARTAYDAKKAQSKERPELYPFTISGIPIKPLYTPEDLAGMDLGRDLGFPGEYPYTRGIHTTMYRGRMYTMRQFAGFGTPRESNERYHYLTEHGQTGLSIAFDNPTIMGYDSDHPKAHGEVGKCGVAVDSLRDMEILLDGIDPGTISTSMTINGPAATMWAFYLANAEKKGVPFSKLRGTIQNDILKEYIAQKCWCFPPRPSLRIIVDGIAFATRHVPQWNTISISGYHIREAGSTAVQELAFTLADGFTYVEECLKRGLDVDQFAPRLSFFWNSHLDFFEEIAKLRAARRIWARHMRERYGAKKKESWLMRFHTQTAGCSLWDKQPENNIVRTAYEALAAVLGGTQSLHTNSMDETIALPSDKAVKIALRTQQIIAHEIGVTETVDPLAGSYYLESLTNKLEEEAEDYFRRIGALGGVVAGIEQGFFQREIGRAAYQYQQEMERKQRVIVGVNDYVEPDEKLEIPILYIGEEAEEEQKRSIAEVRRTRDNKATNAALKALTTAAASEPGEKNVVEHILDAARAYATEGEIRNAIREVYGDYTEGTEI, encoded by the coding sequence ATGGCGATGCGAACCCGTCCTCGCGGACGGAAGACGCCCACTCATACTTCGCGGCCGACCCGTTCCAAGGCCGCGCCCGCCAGCGCCAACGGCGCCCCGAAGAGCGGCAGCTGGCAGGCTGCCCGCACCGCCTACGACGCGAAGAAGGCCCAATCGAAGGAGCGGCCCGAGCTCTATCCGTTCACCATCTCGGGCATTCCGATCAAGCCGCTCTATACGCCCGAGGATCTGGCCGGCATGGATCTGGGCCGTGACCTGGGGTTTCCCGGCGAATACCCCTACACGCGCGGGATCCACACCACGATGTACCGCGGGCGCATGTACACGATGCGGCAATTCGCCGGCTTCGGAACCCCGCGCGAGTCGAACGAGCGCTACCACTACCTGACCGAGCACGGACAGACCGGTCTTTCGATCGCCTTCGACAACCCCACCATCATGGGTTACGACAGCGACCACCCCAAGGCGCACGGCGAGGTCGGCAAGTGCGGCGTGGCGGTCGATAGCTTGCGGGACATGGAGATCCTGCTCGACGGCATCGACCCTGGAACGATCTCGACCTCGATGACGATCAACGGCCCGGCGGCGACCATGTGGGCGTTCTATCTGGCCAACGCCGAGAAGAAGGGCGTGCCGTTCTCGAAACTCCGAGGAACGATCCAGAACGACATCCTCAAGGAGTACATCGCGCAGAAGTGCTGGTGCTTTCCACCGCGCCCTTCGCTGCGGATCATCGTCGATGGCATCGCCTTCGCCACCAGGCACGTGCCGCAGTGGAACACGATCTCGATCTCCGGCTACCACATCCGCGAGGCGGGATCGACGGCGGTGCAGGAGCTGGCCTTCACGCTGGCCGACGGCTTCACCTATGTCGAGGAGTGCTTGAAGCGCGGGCTGGACGTCGATCAGTTCGCCCCGCGCCTCAGCTTCTTCTGGAACAGCCATCTCGACTTCTTCGAGGAGATCGCCAAGCTGCGCGCCGCGCGCCGCATCTGGGCGCGTCACATGCGCGAGCGCTACGGCGCGAAGAAGAAGGAATCGTGGCTGATGCGCTTCCACACCCAGACCGCCGGTTGCTCGCTGTGGGACAAGCAGCCGGAGAACAACATCGTGCGCACCGCCTACGAAGCGCTGGCGGCGGTGCTGGGCGGCACGCAGTCGCTCCACACCAACTCGATGGACGAGACCATCGCGCTGCCGAGCGACAAGGCGGTCAAGATCGCGCTCCGCACCCAGCAGATCATCGCCCACGAGATCGGGGTGACCGAGACGGTCGACCCGCTGGCCGGGTCCTACTACCTCGAATCGCTCACGAACAAGCTCGAGGAGGAGGCTGAGGACTACTTCCGTCGCATCGGGGCGCTGGGCGGCGTGGTGGCGGGCATCGAGCAGGGTTTCTTCCAGCGCGAGATCGGCCGCGCCGCATACCAGTACCAGCAGGAAATGGAGAGGAAGCAGCGCGTGATCGTCGGCGTCAACGATTACGTCGAGCCCGACGAGAAGCTCGAGATCCCGATCCTCTACATCGGCGAGGAAGCCGAAGAAGAGCAGAAGCGCTCGATCGCCGAGGTGCGCCGCACTCGGGACAACAAGGCCACGAATGCCGCGCTCAAGGCGCTCACGACCGCGGCCGCCAGCGAGCCGGGCGAGAAGAACGTGGTCGAGCACATTCTCGATGCCGCTCGCGCGTACGCGACCGAGGGCGAGATTCGCAACGCGATTCGCGAAGTCTACGGCGACTACACCGAAGGCACGGAGATCTAG